The following proteins are encoded in a genomic region of Primulina huaijiensis isolate GDHJ02 chromosome 3, ASM1229523v2, whole genome shotgun sequence:
- the LOC140973210 gene encoding hydroxymethylglutaryl-CoA lyase, mitochondrial isoform X2, giving the protein MEIGHFIICYIPTMSSLEEPLGLDKLASLSEIDRVRRFSSSNGCRPIREDVGMGNCWIEGRSCSSSNNCNEEFQEYRQDPTITWRRQRRDLLQRTSSLGRSTSPQGTMSESRYSPHYQCRAYSNGMDSGEAKYWFFKDIPRYVKIVEVGPRDGLQNEKTIVPTNVKVELIRKLVYSGLSVVEATSFVSPKWVQQLADAKDVMAAVKNFDGVRLPVLTPNLKGFEAAVSAGAKDIAVFASASESFSKSNINCSIEESLARYRAVTSAARKLSIPVRGYVSCVVGCPVEGSISPLKVAYVAKELHDMGCFEISLGDTIGVATPGTVLPMLDAVMAVVPVEKLAVHFHDTYGQSLSNILLSLQMGIRVVDSSVSGLGGCPYAKGASGNVATEDVVYMLHGIGVTTNVDMGKLLLAGEYISKYLGRQSGSKTAIALNHITADCSSKN; this is encoded by the exons ATGGAAATTGGGCATT TTATCATTTGCTACATTCCCACTATGTCGAGTTTGGAGGAGCCTCTTGGTCTTGACAAGTTGGCAAGTTTGAGCGAAATTGATCGGGTTCGCAGGTTTTCATCCAGTAATGGGTGCAGGCCTATTCGAGAGGATGTTGGAATGGGAAACTGCTGGATTGAAGGGAGAAGTTGCAGCTCATCAAATAACTGCAA tgAGGAGTTTCAAGAGTACAGGCAGGATCCTACTATCACATGGAGAAGACAAAGGAGAGATTTGTTGCAAAGAACTTCAAGTTTAGGCAGGAGCACCAGCCCTCAAGGGACCATGAGTGAGTCAAGATACTCGCCTCACTATCAATGTCGTGCTTACTCCAATGGCATGGACTCCGGAGAAGCAAAATATTGG TTTTTCAAAGACATACCAAGATACGTAAAAATTGTGGAAGTTGGTCCCAGGGACGGGTTACAAAATGAAAAGACGATTGTTCCAACAAATGTCAAGGTTGAATTGATTCGTAAACTTGTTTATTCTGGATTATCGGTTGTCGAAGCTACAAGTTTTGTGTCACCAAAGTGGGTACAGCAg CTGGCTGATGCAAAAGATGTAATGGCTGCGGTTAAGAACTTTGATGGTGTTAGATTGCCTGTTCTGACACCCAATCTTAAG GGGTTCGAAGCTGCTGTCTCAGCCGGGGCAAAAGACATAGCCGTGTTTGCATCAGCTTCCGAGTCATTTTCAAAGTCCAATATTAACTGCAGTATTGAAGAGAGCCTTGCTCGTTATCGTGCTGTGACTAGTGCTGCCAGAAAGCTTTCAATTCCTGTGCGAGG GTATGTCTCTTGTGTTGTTGGTTGCCCTGTTGAGGGTTCAATCTCCCCTTTGAAAGTTGCGTACGTGGCAAAGGAACTTCATGACATGGGTTGTTTTGAGATTTCACTTGGAGATACAATTGGAGTTGCTACGCCTG GTACTGTTCTTCCTATGCTTGACGCAGTGATGGCTGTTGTTCCTGTTGAGAAACTTGCCGTTCATTTTCACGACACATATGGTCAATCTCTTTCCAATATTCTACTGTCCCTCCAA ATGGGGATTAGAGTAGTGGATTCCTCAGTTTCTGGTTTAGGAGGGTGCCCATATGCCAAAGGAGCTTCAGGAAATGTTGCTACCGAGGATGTCGTGTACATGCTTCACGGTATTGGCGTGACAACCAATGTCGACATGGGAAAACTTTTGCTAGCTGGAGAATACATCAGCAAGTATTTAGGCCGTCAGTCGGGTTCCAAGACAGCTATCGCACTGAACCACATTACTGCAGATTGCAGCTCCAAGAATTAA
- the LOC140973210 gene encoding hydroxymethylglutaryl-CoA lyase, mitochondrial isoform X3, with the protein MSSLEEPLGLDKLASLSEIDRVRRFSSSNGCRPIREDVGMGNCWIEGRSCSSSNNCNEEFQEYRQDPTITWRRQRRDLLQRTSSLGRSTSPQGTMSESRYSPHYQCRAYSNGMDSGEAKYWFFKDIPRYVKIVEVGPRDGLQNEKTIVPTNVKVELIRKLVYSGLSVVEATSFVSPKWVQQLADAKDVMAAVKNFDGVRLPVLTPNLKGFEAAVSAGAKDIAVFASASESFSKSNINCSIEESLARYRAVTSAARKLSIPVRGYVSCVVGCPVEGSISPLKVAYVAKELHDMGCFEISLGDTIGVATPGTVLPMLDAVMAVVPVEKLAVHFHDTYGQSLSNILLSLQMGIRVVDSSVSGLGGCPYAKGASGNVATEDVVYMLHGIGVTTNVDMGKLLLAGEYISKYLGRQSGSKTAIALNHITADCSSKN; encoded by the exons ATGTCGAGTTTGGAGGAGCCTCTTGGTCTTGACAAGTTGGCAAGTTTGAGCGAAATTGATCGGGTTCGCAGGTTTTCATCCAGTAATGGGTGCAGGCCTATTCGAGAGGATGTTGGAATGGGAAACTGCTGGATTGAAGGGAGAAGTTGCAGCTCATCAAATAACTGCAA tgAGGAGTTTCAAGAGTACAGGCAGGATCCTACTATCACATGGAGAAGACAAAGGAGAGATTTGTTGCAAAGAACTTCAAGTTTAGGCAGGAGCACCAGCCCTCAAGGGACCATGAGTGAGTCAAGATACTCGCCTCACTATCAATGTCGTGCTTACTCCAATGGCATGGACTCCGGAGAAGCAAAATATTGG TTTTTCAAAGACATACCAAGATACGTAAAAATTGTGGAAGTTGGTCCCAGGGACGGGTTACAAAATGAAAAGACGATTGTTCCAACAAATGTCAAGGTTGAATTGATTCGTAAACTTGTTTATTCTGGATTATCGGTTGTCGAAGCTACAAGTTTTGTGTCACCAAAGTGGGTACAGCAg CTGGCTGATGCAAAAGATGTAATGGCTGCGGTTAAGAACTTTGATGGTGTTAGATTGCCTGTTCTGACACCCAATCTTAAG GGGTTCGAAGCTGCTGTCTCAGCCGGGGCAAAAGACATAGCCGTGTTTGCATCAGCTTCCGAGTCATTTTCAAAGTCCAATATTAACTGCAGTATTGAAGAGAGCCTTGCTCGTTATCGTGCTGTGACTAGTGCTGCCAGAAAGCTTTCAATTCCTGTGCGAGG GTATGTCTCTTGTGTTGTTGGTTGCCCTGTTGAGGGTTCAATCTCCCCTTTGAAAGTTGCGTACGTGGCAAAGGAACTTCATGACATGGGTTGTTTTGAGATTTCACTTGGAGATACAATTGGAGTTGCTACGCCTG GTACTGTTCTTCCTATGCTTGACGCAGTGATGGCTGTTGTTCCTGTTGAGAAACTTGCCGTTCATTTTCACGACACATATGGTCAATCTCTTTCCAATATTCTACTGTCCCTCCAA ATGGGGATTAGAGTAGTGGATTCCTCAGTTTCTGGTTTAGGAGGGTGCCCATATGCCAAAGGAGCTTCAGGAAATGTTGCTACCGAGGATGTCGTGTACATGCTTCACGGTATTGGCGTGACAACCAATGTCGACATGGGAAAACTTTTGCTAGCTGGAGAATACATCAGCAAGTATTTAGGCCGTCAGTCGGGTTCCAAGACAGCTATCGCACTGAACCACATTACTGCAGATTGCAGCTCCAAGAATTAA
- the LOC140973210 gene encoding hydroxymethylglutaryl-CoA lyase, mitochondrial isoform X1, which translates to MITFTLLVCCSFLGEKKRIIICYIPTMSSLEEPLGLDKLASLSEIDRVRRFSSSNGCRPIREDVGMGNCWIEGRSCSSSNNCNEEFQEYRQDPTITWRRQRRDLLQRTSSLGRSTSPQGTMSESRYSPHYQCRAYSNGMDSGEAKYWFFKDIPRYVKIVEVGPRDGLQNEKTIVPTNVKVELIRKLVYSGLSVVEATSFVSPKWVQQLADAKDVMAAVKNFDGVRLPVLTPNLKGFEAAVSAGAKDIAVFASASESFSKSNINCSIEESLARYRAVTSAARKLSIPVRGYVSCVVGCPVEGSISPLKVAYVAKELHDMGCFEISLGDTIGVATPGTVLPMLDAVMAVVPVEKLAVHFHDTYGQSLSNILLSLQMGIRVVDSSVSGLGGCPYAKGASGNVATEDVVYMLHGIGVTTNVDMGKLLLAGEYISKYLGRQSGSKTAIALNHITADCSSKN; encoded by the exons ATGATTACCTTCACTCTCCTCGTTTGCTGTTCTTTCTTGGGGGAAAAAAAGAGAA TTATCATTTGCTACATTCCCACTATGTCGAGTTTGGAGGAGCCTCTTGGTCTTGACAAGTTGGCAAGTTTGAGCGAAATTGATCGGGTTCGCAGGTTTTCATCCAGTAATGGGTGCAGGCCTATTCGAGAGGATGTTGGAATGGGAAACTGCTGGATTGAAGGGAGAAGTTGCAGCTCATCAAATAACTGCAA tgAGGAGTTTCAAGAGTACAGGCAGGATCCTACTATCACATGGAGAAGACAAAGGAGAGATTTGTTGCAAAGAACTTCAAGTTTAGGCAGGAGCACCAGCCCTCAAGGGACCATGAGTGAGTCAAGATACTCGCCTCACTATCAATGTCGTGCTTACTCCAATGGCATGGACTCCGGAGAAGCAAAATATTGG TTTTTCAAAGACATACCAAGATACGTAAAAATTGTGGAAGTTGGTCCCAGGGACGGGTTACAAAATGAAAAGACGATTGTTCCAACAAATGTCAAGGTTGAATTGATTCGTAAACTTGTTTATTCTGGATTATCGGTTGTCGAAGCTACAAGTTTTGTGTCACCAAAGTGGGTACAGCAg CTGGCTGATGCAAAAGATGTAATGGCTGCGGTTAAGAACTTTGATGGTGTTAGATTGCCTGTTCTGACACCCAATCTTAAG GGGTTCGAAGCTGCTGTCTCAGCCGGGGCAAAAGACATAGCCGTGTTTGCATCAGCTTCCGAGTCATTTTCAAAGTCCAATATTAACTGCAGTATTGAAGAGAGCCTTGCTCGTTATCGTGCTGTGACTAGTGCTGCCAGAAAGCTTTCAATTCCTGTGCGAGG GTATGTCTCTTGTGTTGTTGGTTGCCCTGTTGAGGGTTCAATCTCCCCTTTGAAAGTTGCGTACGTGGCAAAGGAACTTCATGACATGGGTTGTTTTGAGATTTCACTTGGAGATACAATTGGAGTTGCTACGCCTG GTACTGTTCTTCCTATGCTTGACGCAGTGATGGCTGTTGTTCCTGTTGAGAAACTTGCCGTTCATTTTCACGACACATATGGTCAATCTCTTTCCAATATTCTACTGTCCCTCCAA ATGGGGATTAGAGTAGTGGATTCCTCAGTTTCTGGTTTAGGAGGGTGCCCATATGCCAAAGGAGCTTCAGGAAATGTTGCTACCGAGGATGTCGTGTACATGCTTCACGGTATTGGCGTGACAACCAATGTCGACATGGGAAAACTTTTGCTAGCTGGAGAATACATCAGCAAGTATTTAGGCCGTCAGTCGGGTTCCAAGACAGCTATCGCACTGAACCACATTACTGCAGATTGCAGCTCCAAGAATTAA